The Nitrospinota bacterium genome includes the window TCCCCTCGCTTTACTCGGTCGAATATGATGACAACGGCAGGATTACCTCCAGAAAGGCTCTCTCAGGCGCTCCAGAAACGATTGTGAGGCTCATCAACCTTGATTACTCAAAAAGCGGCATGGCCCAACTAGATGGATTCACGAGCTCCATTTTTGGCGGGAGCTTTCTGGTGGAAACCGGGAAGGGGTGTTCGCAGGGGTGCAGATTTTGCGCCGCCGGGTTCATTTACCGCCCTGTCCGGCATGTGTCGCTGGAGGCACTTCTTGAAAAAGCCGGAGAAGGGATCAGGGGGGAGAGTCGCATCGGGCTGATCGGTTCCGCCATATGCGAGCATCCCGACATAGATAAAGTCTACGACCGGATACTCTCCGAGGGGGGAAAGATAACCGTATCTTCACTCCGCATAGGCCTTGCGGGGAGAGGGACTTTTGAGCGATTGAAAAAGGGTGGGGCAAAGAGCGTGACGATGGCGCCGGAAACCGGGAGCGAGTCGCTCAGGCGGAGGATCAACAAACCGGTGACCGACAAGGAGATAATCGATGCGGTTGGAATGGCGGCGGAAGCGGGGATACTGAATGTGAAGTTATATTTCCTTTTTGGACTGCCGGGTGAGACGGAGGAGGATGTTGCGGCGATAGCCTCGCTTGCAAGGAGAGTGAGGGACCGATTTGTGGAGATGTCCAAGCCCCACGGTCGCGCCGGGAAAATTTCGATCAGCGTAAATCCGTTCGTTCCAAAACCTTTCACCCCTTTTCAGTGGGAACCTTTTTTCGACGCATCGGCGCTGAAGAAGAGGTCAAAGCTTATCCGGTCCGAGTTCGGGAGAGAGAGCAATATCGATATTTCTGTGGAGAGTACGCGCACAGCCGCGGCGCAGGCCTTTCTTTCATTAGGAGACAGGCTCACGGGACGTTTGCTGATGGAGATATATGGAGGTAAAAGCTGGAGCGAGATACTGAAGATGAAAGAGGCAAAGAACATTTATGCGCGGCGGAAGGATATCGGGGAAATTCTGCCGTGGGATTTTATCGACAGTGGAGTAGAAAGAGATTATCTTGTGAAGGAGTACCGCAAATCCGAAAAGGGGGAAACCACTTCTCCATGCCTTCCAGCCTTAAGCGGCTGCGTGAGATGCGGAGAGTTCAAGGGGGTATGTTCATGATAAAGACCAAACTGCACCGCAACGAATACGACGGCGTCGCCTGGTATACGTTTAAGGAGATTGCCGAACTCCATTTCCTGAAACACTGGATCACCTCCAGGCAAGGCGGGGTAAGCGACGGCGGATACAAGGGGTTGAACCTGGGTGATCATGTCGGCGACGCCGATTCAAACGTATCGAAGAACCTGAAGACAGTAAGCTCTCTCTTTTGCGAAGGGAGAAAAATATATCTTCCGAATCAGGTGCATTCGAACAGGGTCGCGGAGATATCGTCCCCCGGCGGGAAGAGCCGTAAAGATTGCGATGCCGTGGTGGTCGAAAGCCGAGAGACCCCGATAGGGGTGCTGACCGCAGATTGCCTCCCTGTATTAATTGTCGATCCGCACAGGAAGGTTGCCGGAGTCGTTCACGCCGGGAGGATGGGTGTGTTCATGGATATTGCCGGTGAGACGGTGCGGAAGTTGGAGACTTTATTTGGCGCGAAGGCGCGGGAGATGATCGTCGCCATCGGGCCCGGCATCAGGGAGTGCTGTTATGAGGTCGGGGAAGATGTTTTTTCAGGCTATGAGAACTATGCAAGGTACAGGAACAGCGCGGGCAGGCTCGACATGGTGACGGCGGTGGCCGATTCCCTCTCAGCAAGGGGAATATTGAACGACAATATCTTCGACTGCGACATATGCACGTCGTGTAAAAATGACGAGTTTTTTTCCCACAGGAAACAGGGGCTCTCCGGCGAAAAGGCCGGGAGGTTTATGACCGGCCTGGAGATATTTTAAAACGGGGTTGCCGCTCTACTTCCCTAGCAGATAATCGAGCACATCCGCGGCGGTATATGTATCTTTCCCCGGTTTCAGTAGCTTCTTGATCTCGTTTACCTCGTCACCGGCAGTTACAAGCCCTTTTTCCACGTAACCGTTGCTCTGTAGTTGTGCCAATCCGATATTTGAGACAAGCGCGTTGCAGAGGCATTTCCTGTTAACCGTATCCTCTACCTTGCCCCCTTTTTTCAGATACTGATCCACCGGCTCTGCTGGACATCTATACCCCAGTGTGCCGTCCTCTTTTCTGTAGATATGCCTCAGGTACCCAAGGTCGCAAATCCTGTTTCGTGCCAGATACGTCTCCTCTTCCGAGACCGTATT containing:
- the pgeF gene encoding peptidoglycan editing factor PgeF, yielding MIKTKLHRNEYDGVAWYTFKEIAELHFLKHWITSRQGGVSDGGYKGLNLGDHVGDADSNVSKNLKTVSSLFCEGRKIYLPNQVHSNRVAEISSPGGKSRKDCDAVVVESRETPIGVLTADCLPVLIVDPHRKVAGVVHAGRMGVFMDIAGETVRKLETLFGAKAREMIVAIGPGIRECCYEVGEDVFSGYENYARYRNSAGRLDMVTAVADSLSARGILNDNIFDCDICTSCKNDEFFSHRKQGLSGEKAGRFMTGLEIF
- a CDS encoding B12-binding domain-containing radical SAM protein, translated to MNSGFSVCLVYPNRREVAESNLGFQKIFGELAKIPGTVCDRAYLPSAGDDPGGGITSLLFSKPLKEFDLIAFSVTFEMDSLNILKILDTSGIPLRSDERGDAIPVICAGGVAVTLNPEPLSDFFDFFVIGEGEAESGNSGESAVMRIVSSLSSSRGGDRRERLSILSEIDGIYVPSLYSVEYDDNGRITSRKALSGAPETIVRLINLDYSKSGMAQLDGFTSSIFGGSFLVETGKGCSQGCRFCAAGFIYRPVRHVSLEALLEKAGEGIRGESRIGLIGSAICEHPDIDKVYDRILSEGGKITVSSLRIGLAGRGTFERLKKGGAKSVTMAPETGSESLRRRINKPVTDKEIIDAVGMAAEAGILNVKLYFLFGLPGETEEDVAAIASLARRVRDRFVEMSKPHGRAGKISISVNPFVPKPFTPFQWEPFFDASALKKRSKLIRSEFGRESNIDISVESTRTAAAQAFLSLGDRLTGRLLMEIYGGKSWSEILKMKEAKNIYARRKDIGEILPWDFIDSGVERDYLVKEYRKSEKGETTSPCLPALSGCVRCGEFKGVCS